In the genome of Mucilaginibacter sp. 14171R-50, the window GATCATGAATCGTTAAACTTGTTTTACCCGCTGATCACACGTTTATACGCAACTCTTGCTGATAATCTTTTGAAAGAAGGGCACCGTGATCTTGCAAAAAACACACTTAAGAAATATGAAGACGTAATGCCTTCAACGATCATTTCGACAGAATTGGCGGTCAGGAAGTACTGGATGTCTGAAAGCCTGTTCAGAATAGGCGACACTGCCTTAGCTGTTAAATTTGTGAACCAGGTGGATGATTATGTTATAGATCAGCTGAAATTCAATTACACCTTATTTCAAAAAGGTGACGCGGGATTAAATACGCGCGACGTACAGATGGCCCTGTCTTTATTAAACAGTATGGCCACCGTTACCAAAGACTTTAAGCAGGATGCCTTAAGCGCAAAAATAAGCGCACAGCTTAAAGACTACGGTACCAAGTTCGGCGGTATGCAAACACAGCCATAGTGCATAAATACCATTAAACAATATTAAAGCGGCCATAAGCCGCTTTTTTGTTTTCTGACCGGTGCAAAACAAACACTTCACTGTTCACAACCGTACACTTTGTTACGATTATAACCCGGTGCTGACCATTCTATACGACACATGTAGTTTTTTTTCATCCACAATTACGTACACCCCAAAATAAAAAATAGCCCAATAATGCATTCTAAAGGCGTTTTTGCTTTCTTTTAAGAAATATTCCTCCTTAAATGTCCTTTTTTTATCCGCGAATTGAAAGTTTGGCATCGAATTGGAATACTACTTATCAAACGGAGTTAAAATGGTAATCGATAAGAAAACTGAAAACACGGGCGAAGAGAAAGAGTGGGAAAACCCACAAGCTCCTGAAAAAACATCCGACGAAAGGGATAAGGAACAAATTGCGAGGCAATACAAAGAAGCGAAACGCAGACATGATAACCTTAGCGAAAACCAGGAAGAAGACGATAAAGAAACTAAACAATAAACTAAAAAACTTAAAATATTGAATTATGAAAACTTACCAAAAACCTGCTACCAGCAAATTAGTTAACCGCTTTGATAAAGAATTAATGAACATTTTGATGAGCGACCTAAAAGCAATAAAATCAAAAAACCCGGGCCGCCTGACAGCCGCGTAGTTTAAACATATCCCAAAACTCACAACACTAACTATCTTAACCTATGAAAGCTTATAAAAAACCTGCTGCAAGTAAATTACTTACCCGTTTTGATAACGACTTAAAGACTTTATTAATGGAAGACCTAAGATCTTTCAGGGAGAGGAACCAATTTTCATCAAGCAACAAACAGGCCGTTGTGAACCAACAATTATCGGCTGCCTGATCAATCATATATCTGCTCTATTTAAAACATCTTTTTGAGACAAACAAGGCCCTGCTTATTAAGCCGGGCTTTGTTGTTTTGAGGCATATTTTACGATCAATTTTGCCGCTTTTTCCGAAGCCCCCGGCGAACCCATTTTTTCATGAAGTGTATTATACCCGTCAAGTATTTTTTTGCGATAATTTTGATCATTCAGTAACTTATCCAACTCCCGGGTTATTTCCTCCTTTGTACAGTCCTGTTGTATCAGTTCCTTAACCACCGCGGTATTCATTATCAAGTTTACAAGCGATATAAATTTTATTTTGATAAGCAAACGCCCTATGGCAATGGTAAGCGCGTTGCCTTTATAAACAACCACCTGTGGTACGTTAAAAAGAGCAGTTTCTAAAGTGGCCGTACCCGACGCTACAACCGCCGCCCGGGCAATGGCCAAGACATCATAAGTAGCATTAAATATTACCGGGATATCCTTATCATTCAGATATTGTTTGTAATACTCTAAATCAAACGATGGCGCCCCCGCTATAACAAACTGGTGGTCTGGAAAGTCATCGGTAACACCCAGCATCTCCGGCAATAACCTGCTTATTTCCTGCTTACGGCTACCGGGTAATAAGGCAATGACTTTTTTTCCGGTCAGGTTATTATTCGTCAGGAAATTAGCATCCGCTTTAAATGCATCTACAGCATCAAGCAAGGGGTTTCCTACATAATCTATATCCATGCCCCAGCTTTTGTAAAAATCAACCTCGAAAGGCAGGATACAAAACAGGTGATCTACTATCTTTTTTATTTTAAGTACCCGTTTCTGGTTCCAGGCCCAAACCTTCGGCGAGATATAATAGCAAACCAACAAGCCATTAGCTTTAGCAAATTCGGCTATTTTTAAGTTAAATCCCGGGAAATCTATCAATATCAAAACGTCGGGGTGGAAGGAGGCAATATCCCGTTTACATTTCTTCAGGTTTTTAAGAATCGTGTTCAGGTTTAGTATAACTTCTACGAAACCCATAAACGCCATATCGGCGTAGTGTTTAACCAGCGTACCACCCTGGGCCTGCATCAGGTCGCCGCCAAAAAAACGAAACTCGGCCTGCCCGTCAAGCTCTTTCAAAGCCTTCATCAGGTTGGCCCCGTGCAGGTCGCCCGATGCTTCGCCTGCTACCAGGTAGTACTTCATGCTAAAGT includes:
- the lpxB gene encoding lipid-A-disaccharide synthase, coding for MKYYLVAGEASGDLHGANLMKALKELDGQAEFRFFGGDLMQAQGGTLVKHYADMAFMGFVEVILNLNTILKNLKKCKRDIASFHPDVLILIDFPGFNLKIAEFAKANGLLVCYYISPKVWAWNQKRVLKIKKIVDHLFCILPFEVDFYKSWGMDIDYVGNPLLDAVDAFKADANFLTNNNLTGKKVIALLPGSRKQEISRLLPEMLGVTDDFPDHQFVIAGAPSFDLEYYKQYLNDKDIPVIFNATYDVLAIARAAVVASGTATLETALFNVPQVVVYKGNALTIAIGRLLIKIKFISLVNLIMNTAVVKELIQQDCTKEEITRELDKLLNDQNYRKKILDGYNTLHEKMGSPGASEKAAKLIVKYASKQQSPA